The window GTGGGGAACCTCGCCAAGGATCTGGGGCTGGAGGTTCGGAACCTGCCGACTCGGAAGCTGCGGGTGAGTGCAGAGAAGGAATACTTTAGAGTGAACGAAGAGAGCGGGGACTTACTGGTCAGCGACAGAATAGACCGGGAGGAGATCTGCGGGAAGAAGCCTGTGTGTGCTCTGGAATTTGAAACGGTGGCTGAAAATCCGTTGAACTTTTTCAGTGTGACTGTAGTGATCGATGATATTAACGACAACCCCCCGCGATTCAGCAGAAATAGGATTGACTTGGAAATCAGCGAGATAGCGCTACCTGGGGTAAAGTTCGCATTGGAATCTCCTCGGGACCCAGATGTAGGTGTGAATTCGCTATTGCAGTATTTTCTAAGTCCAGATTCCCATTTCTCCTTACTGGCCAAGGAAAATCCGGATGGTAGTAAATACGCAGAATTAGTATTAGAAAAACCTCTGGACAGGGAAAAGCAGAGTTCCTATGACTTGGTGCTGACGGCTGTGGACAGCGGGGTCCCGGTTCGAAGTGGTACAGTAGAGATCAGGATCAACGTCACGGATGCCAATGATAACTGGCCGGTCTTCAGCCAGGAAGTCTACAGGGTTAGTTTACGGGAAAACCTGCCTCCTGGGTCCTCTGTACTTCAAGTGACTGCCACGGACCAGGATGAAGGGAACAATGCGGAAATCACCTACTCTATCAGCACGGAGGAGACACTGAAACACCTGTTTAGACTGGATACTAAAAGTGGAGAAATATCAACTCAAGGAGTGCTCGATTTTGAAAAAGGAGAAGGTTACACAATTGGAATAGAAGCAAAGGATGGAGGAGGCCATACTGCTCACTGTAAAATCCAAATAGAAATTCTAGATGAGAATGACAATGCCCCTGAGGTGACCTTCGCCTCAGTATCCAATCGTATACCTGAAAACGCCATGCCTGGAACTGTTGTAGCCCTTATCAAAACACTTGACCCAGATTCAGGAGTAAATGGTGAAGTACTCTGTCATGTAAAAGATAATGTCCCATTTAAAATATCTTCTTCCACCAACAACTTGTATAAATTAGTTACGGATGGTGCCTTGGACCGTGAAGAAAACCCGGAGTATAACATAACTATAATCGCCACAGACAAGGGAAACCCACCTCTGTCCACCAACAAAATTCTCATCCTGCTCATTACGGATATCAATGACAACCCCCCAGTTTTCCTTCAGCCTTCCTATGTAGTTTATGTCTCCGAGAACAACCCCTCCGGAGTCTCTATCGCATGTGTCTCAGCCACTGACCTGGACCTGGAGGAGAACGGTAAAGTTTCCTATTCCATCGTTAACAGCGACCTGGAACCGCTACAGttgtcttcctttgtttctgTCAATAGTCACAGCGGCCACATCTTCGCGCAGCGCTCTTTCGACTATGAACAGGTCCGCACCTTCGAGTTAACTCTACAGGCTCACGATGCTGGCTCTCCCTCTCTCAACGCCAATGTCACCGTGCGAGTGTTCATTGTGGACAGCAATGACAACGCCCCAAATATCCTCTACCCTGCTCTGGGGCCAGACAGATCGGCCCTCTTCGACACGGTCCCTCGTTCAGCTGAGCCAGGATACTTGGTCACCAAGGTGGTGGCGGTGGACGCAGACTCCGGACACAACGCCTGGCTGGCCTACCGCGTACTTCAGGCCACGGATCCGGGACTCTTCAGCCTGGGGCTGCGGACTGGTGAGGTCCGAACAGCGCGGGCTTTAATTGAACGAGATGCAGTTCGGCACAGACTTCTGGTCTCTGTGCAGGACGGAGGGCAGCCCCCTCTGTCGGCCACTGTGACTCTGCACTTAGTCTTTGCAGATAGCTTACAAGAGGCGCTgccagagatgagggaggagcgCCCAGCTGCCTCCGACTCTCAGTCTGAACTACAGTTTTACCTGGTAGTAGCTTTAGCTCTCATCTCTGTGTTTTTCCTCACCACGGTAACGCTCGCCATTGCCCTTCGGTTAAGAAAGTCATCTAATCCTCCAATACTGAGCTGTTTGCAAGTGGATCTTTGTTCTAAGACTGGTCCCAATGTTCCCGCAAACTACAGTGAGGGGACTTTACCGTATTCTTATAATCTATGTGCAGCTTCGGAAGTGGGAAAAGTggaatataattttcttaaaCTGACTGGGGAAATGGCTCCCTTTCAAGATCTACTCTCTAATGATCCCTCCTTGGTCTTAAGTACCGGTGATGAAAACAAAAAGATCTCTGATTTGGTTATCTCTTCTCACGTAAGtttcttcattcacttttttAATGCTAATATTTCGTGTCAATTGTCTAGTTTTTAAATTTGGAATAATTTAATCCtacctcttcttttaaaaattatctattacCTACCAACTCCCACTTGTAAGGTAGTATATTCTGGTACTTCCATTAAAGCCATACAATTAgatgtttggttggttttttttttaacacaaactCTCACAACTTGTGGCAAGCTGGAAAGCTTCAAATATGGTCggatttcaaatatggcctgtATTTGTACTGTTAAAAGATGATACTAGTTAAATTCAGAAAACCTCATCTCTAGCTCGACTTTTGTACAATTGTTTTACTACACCAATTCTCGCTACTAAGTCTTAGAGGAGTTTCTagctaggggtgggggtgggaagggaagagcaCTCAGACCTAGGAAATCACAAGTCCTTGAAATATTGGCTTATTGTATTCTTTGTagcaaaataacaaataatttgagaaatCAGAGCATTCCCTTAATATCCTGGGGTCTTCATCATCCCGGCATATGTAGAAGGTAGACTTCCATCGagattgaaaattttatttttcaatcagtTTCTGCTTTAAGTTTCGTCAGGGAAATGTTGGCTGGGGTTTACAGCCTAacttaatacttttaaaaatattacggggcagctaggtggcgcaatggatagagcaccggccctggaatcaggagtacctgagctcaaattcggcctcagacacctaacacttactagctgtgtgaccctgagcaagtcacttaaccccaattgcctcactaaaaaagaaaaaaattattacagaTCTTATTTCCCCTGTCCATATTGCGCTTAGAATTTCAAACCCTCACTCCCAATGAAGTCTTGATCAAATATTCTCAGGAAAGTATAAGGAAATGGCATCGTGATTATGTGTGTTCGGGTCAAAACACTCCTTTGGAACAGATACTGTTGGAAATGTTGTGGTTGTGACTAACTGAGATAATGAAGTCTGAATATTTGGGAAATCTGAATAGTAAATTTAATTTTCTCAGATCTCTCATTTAAGTTAATGTGGTCTAGAAATCCATATCTTATAGATGCATTCTACTCTATTAGATATTTATTATGATTTTATAAGTCACCTATTTTATACCTCTGTCTTAGCAAACATAATCCATTCTCCTAGTtacaaaaattttgtttcttgTGAATTACTTTGTCACCATTACTAAAGTTAAAGGAAATTTCCaggatctgtttcttcttttggaaaatgtctgattggggggaggaggagaaaacctATAATATTTTCAGGTTCTAAGGGATACAgtatgcaaaaatgggcatgataatatacaagctaaacaaacaaaacagcagTTTTAAAGAACTAAGGGTGTATTTATGATCCAAGATAAAGAgggcatatatgtacatatatgtgtgtataaaacataaACATATGAATTTAATTGACACAATAGCAACTGCCATTGGGGTGGATatagtgctggtcctggagtcaagaagatctgagttcaaatctgaccccaggtacttactggctgtgtgaccctgggcaagtcacttaaccactgtctgccttagtttcctcaactgtaaaatggaaataataatggtgaCTACCaaacagggctattgtgaggatcaaatgtgatccCTCCCCAATCTCTGGAATTGTATTAAACAGTAAAGGATGACTAGAATTTCCTCAAATAAGGTCAGAGGACAATATGAAAAcctcagaggggaaaaaaccaatCTCCACTTCGTGAAAAAGAGGTGTCTTTGTTTCTATGTCACATATGGCATTCTTCAAGAGAACAATTGATTTACACTGGGAAGTTCTGGAATGTTTCCATTGAGTCTCagaatggaaaataagaaaatgagaaataatagaaatatcaGAGGATaatgaatttcagagttggaaaagaatCCAGCAGCCAAGGAGTCCAATCTATATGCAAAAAAGAATCCCAAATACAACATATTtcacaagtggtcatccagcctgcAATTCAAATCTCCAATGAAGAGGAAGCACATTCCAAGGCGATGCACCCCacattaaaatagttttaatgattaggaagtttctcctgtcataaagcctaaatttgcttcttttcaacttctacccattgcacTGGTTTCTGTCATCTGGAGCCaaaaagaataaatctaatctATCTTCTATAGTACAGTCTTTGAAAATACTTGAAAATGCTTTACATGCTtccctgagtcttttcttttccagggtaCCCATCTCCAATTACTTCAACTGAGTCTAGACTCCAGGCCCTTCTCCATCTCAGTTGTATTTAtcttaaattgttgttgttgttgagtcatgtctgactcttcatgaccccatttggagttttcttagcaaagatactggaatggttttccttctccagctcagatgaggaaactgagacaaatagtgttaagtgagttgcccagggtcacactgctagtaagtttctgaggctggatttgaatcctggctccaggcccagcactctatacactgtgcaaCCTATCTGCTCCTCTGCATATTCTGaagtttatcaatgtctttcctaaatcaCAACACCAGGAATGGAACACAGTATTATAGATGTGGTCTGATCAGTGAAGATTACAGAAGAATTATCACTTCCTTATTATCAGAAGTGTTTTCTTAATGGAGCACAAAATTACATTGGTTATTTTTGTTGTCATATCATATACGGTTAATGTATATTGAGTTTATGTTTacatgtgtgtgggtgtgtagatgcacactcacacacaactTGCAATATACCTAAATCTTTTCCAAACTGTTGTCTAATAATTCCCTCAACCATCTTCTACTTGTAAAGCTTATTTATTGAACCAACTGTAAGGTTTTGCATGTGTCCTTACTGACTTTTACCTGCGTAGACTCAACCCAATGCCTTAGTCCTGTAATGATCTTTTTTCATCCTTGATCTGTCCTAGAGCAGGATAGGTGTTTCTCCAGCTTTGAGTCACCTGAAAATCTGATAAATATGCTGTCATGTCTTGCCTTTACCTAAGTCACTGATCAGAAATGTTGAACAGTTCATTGTCAAGTTGGTTTAACCAAAAGAACGGTGGTGTTTTCAGGGAAACAGctgcaaataattataataacaatttatCGTCGCTGCATTTCAGATAAGAAGTAACAAAGACATTGCTTTTCATTATGTTTAAGAGAAATAACGGGACGAAGATTTAGAATAATTTAGAATAATTTTCTTTACTTGATGGTGTGGTAATAGTTAGAGACTCTGGGCGCCGCTGTTCACCAGTTAAGAAGAGATGTACATCTTGAGATCCGGCAGGACTATCCCCGCCCTCCGGCTTCTAAAACACCAGCAAATCAGACACAAAGCAGCAGAGGAAATTCAGCACGGAAATTCAGTCTCTGAACACAGAAATCCACTGTTTAATGCTGATTGACTGAACTCCGAGGAACCCACCACTCCTCTGGACATGGTGCTCTAGAGAGAATATATAAAACAATTCTGCAACACTGCAACAATGGCGGTTGGACAGAAGCTCGGGAATCGCAGAAGGGAAGtcattttgctttgctttctccTGGGGACGCTTTGGGAGACCCGGGCCAGGAAGATCCTCTATTCGGTGCCCGAGGAGATGGAGAAGGGCTCTTTCGTGGGTGACATCGCCAAGGACCTGGGACTGGAACCGCGGGAGCTGTCGGAGCGCGGAGCTCGAATAGTGTCCCGAGGTAAGACTCAGCCTTTTGCATTGAATGTCAGAAGTGGCAACTTAGTCACAGCTGACAGAATAGACAGGGAAGAGATCTGCGCCCAGAACGCACAGTGTTTCATAGGTTTTGAGCTTCTAGTTGAGGATAGAATGGAACTGTATTTCATAGAAGtggaaataaaagatatcaatgacAACACCCCTCGTTTCCAATCAGAAGAATTAgatgttaaaataaatgaaaatgcccCCCGGGGAACGCAATTTGAGCTTCCCAGTTCGTGGGATCCAGATGTGGGAGTGAACTCCCTCCAGAACTACCAGCTGAGCCCGAGTAATCACTTCTCTCTACTTGTGCTAACTGGAGACGACGGAGCCAAATATCCGGGACTGGTACTGGAACAGGCCCTAGATCGAGAAGAGGAGCCTGTTTACTACCTCGTCCTGGTGGCCTCAGATGGAGGAGATCCAGTCCTCTCTGGCACCGTCCGCATCCGCGTGACTGTGTTGGATGCGAATGACAATGCGCCAGTGTTTACTCAACCTGTTTATCACGTGAGTGTTCCAGAAAATGTGCAGGTCGGAACTACGCTACTCAGAGTGAACGCTACAGATGGGGATGAGGGAATCAACGGTGAAGTGACATATTCATTCCAGAATCTTAAAGGACCAGTTTCAGATATTTTTTACTTAGATTCCCATAAAGGGGAAATTCTAACTAAGCAGTCGTTGGATTATGAAAAAGCCAGGCTTCATGAACTAGAAATTCAAGCCAAGGATGGACCAGGCCTCGTTGGAAGAGCAAAAGTGGCTATTAACGTCATGGATGTGAATGACAATGCCCCAGAAGTGACCATCACTTCTTTCACCAGTTCAGTCCCAGAAAACTCCCCACCTGGGACAATCGTTGCCCTTTTCAATTTATATGACCGAGACTCTGGGGAAAATGGTTATGTCACTTGTTTGATACCAGCTAACCTGCCTTTCAAACTCCAACCGTCTCTTAATCATTATCAGCGTTTGGTGACAGAAGGAGTTCTGGACAGAGAGCAGATCTCCGAATACAACGTCACAGTGACAGCCTCTGATCAAGGTACTCCTCCTCTTTTTACAATTACTCAACTTTCTCTGAGAATTACAGACATCAATGACAACCCTCCCAGCTTTAGTCAAACGTCGTATTCCGTCTACATTCCGGAAAACAACCCCAGCGGCTCATCTATCTATTCCATAACTGCCAGTGACCCCGACAGTGAAGAGAATTCCCATATCACTTATTCCATTGAGGGTGACGTTCAGAGAGAGTACATCTCCATCAACCCAGAGACAGGAGTTCTCTATGCTCTACGATCCTTCGATTATGAACAATTTCGAGATGTGCAACTACGAGTAATAGCCCGAGACTCTGGTGACCCTCCTCTCAGTAGCAACGTTTCTCTGACTCTGTTCATCCTGGATCAGAATGACAACGCCCCAGAAATCCTCTACCCCACTTTTCCTACTGATGGCTCCACTGGAGTAGAGTTGGCCCCTCGCTCTGCAGAGCCAGGCTATTTGGTAACGAAAGTGGTGGCAGTAGATAGAGACTCCGGGCAGAATGCTTGGCTCTCTTACAATCTCCTCAAGGTCACTGAACCTGGGCTTTTCTCCGTGGGACTGCACACAGGGGAGGTTAGGACTGTCCGGGCCTTCATAGACAAAGATAATCTTAAACAGAAGCTGGTAGTTGCAGTCTCAGACAATGGGGAACCCTCTCTATCTACCACAGTCAGTATCACAGTAGCTGTAGCTGACAGCATTCCTGAGATATTCTCTGACCTCAGCAACCTAGAAGCTCCTAAGTCTTCAGATGACTCTAGCCTCACGTTCTACCTGGTCATCGCTATAGCTGCTGTGTCCTGCTTGTTCTTTATTTTCATCATCGTCTTACTGACATTCAGGTTGTGCCAGTGTAGGACATCAGGGCTATTGGAATCAAATAATGACTATGTTAGAGGTGTCCCTGACACTCAGTTTGCAGGCATCGATGGAGTACAAGCTTTTCTTCAGACCTATTCCCACCAGGTTTCCCTCAGTACAAACTCTCCAAAGAGCCAGTTGATATTTCCCCAACCCAACTATGCAGACACTCTCCTAAGTATTCAGAGCTGTGATAAAAAGGAACCTTTATCAACAGCCAAAGAATTGCAAGAATGCAAAGATGAATCTGCTTTTGTTCAAGTGAGTCTAATTTTTCCTAATCTTTGCTTTGAAGAAAAATTTATTATATTCCTTGGGTTTTGGTTGACTTTTTCTTGGGATACATAAGGTTAAACTTTTTGTTTGaaagatgtttaaaaatatattggattTGGTTTGGTTTACTCTCCTGCTAATGTTTAAAATATGAACCATGTAGGATGGCATCCTTTATGGTTTTGCTTGTTTGATTGATGAGGCCTTTTCTATGTTTTTTATCCTATATTTCtaccattttaaattttattttcatttcatttcattggcATCTTTTGTTTTACATCACATTTGTTCACAAATatattccttcccccatccctccctaGTAAATCATTCCTCATAATAAAGGTAAAAAAAGGCAGTGCAACAAGACCAGTAAATCCATCAACCATTTTTAACAATGTATGCAATATCTCACACTCATAgtctctgcaaagaaaggagggagttgcattttctcaattcttctctaAAGTCAAATGTGGTCATTTTGCTTATGACTTTTAATTCctcctttgattttgttatttccATCTGTTTTGTAGTAGTCCTTGTGCATATTGTATTGCTGGTTCTGATTACTTAACTTTGTaacagttcatatgtcttcccatactCTTTGAATTCAGCATTGCCATAAACATATGCTTCTTACCTGTATGAGTgatttttacattaatttttactttgagttctaaatcatCTTCCTCCCTTTAGTTCTTTCCcctcccattgagaaagcaaacaatattaTACCAACTATACacgtgaaatcatgcaaaatatattaccataatAGCTATGTTGCATTTctccaaaagcaagaaaaataaagaaagtttaacaATATGCTTCACTGTTTACTCAGAGTTCgcctctgaaggtggatagcatttttcatcatgagtcctttgtcttggatcattgtaatgatcAGAGTAGGTAAATCTCACAGTTGACCATTGTTACAGTATTACTGTTGCTGTTCgaaatgatctcctggttctgctcacttcactttgcatcagttaatataagtcttcTCAGTGTTATCTCAAACCATTCTCCTTgctatttcttacagcacaatagtattctatcacaatcatataccacaacttgtgcagCCATTCACCAATGTGTAGGCAtgtcttcaatttccaattcattgctactgcaaaaaaagagctgctatgaatatttttgtacacataggtcctcctccacttttaaaaatatctttggacCTAGTAATTTTACTGTGCAGTTAAAAAGTGggcacagttttataggcctttgggcataattcaaaattgttcCCTGGAATGATTAGGCCtattcacaattccatcaacaatgaattagtatacctattttcccccacatttgtcatttccttttctttcgtGTTAGTCAATCCAGTGGGTGtatgagttattttaatttacatttctctagttattagtgatttagagcactttacATGACTaatgatagctttaatttcttctgaaaatttcctgttcatattcCTTGATCAAAAAATTTATCAATTGGATAATGATtcttattgttataaatttgactcagttccctatatatctgagaaacaaggcctttatcagagaaacttgctgtaaaaaaaaaatccccgtttccttctttccttctaattctggctgcattgattttatttgtgcaaaaccttttttaatttaatgtaatcaaaattatgcattttactTTCCAAGATcctctatatctcttgtttggtcataaaatcttCCCTTATCCACAGATCTGATAGGTAATTTTCTCCATGTTCCCCTAACTTATGTTATCCTTTATGTCGAagtcatgtaccaattttgacttTATCTCAGTATTGTGAGATGTTGTTTTAtgctagtttctgccaaatttctttccagttttcccagcagtttttgttgactagtgagttcttgcccccaagAGCTTGGATCTTGGTTTATCAAActctagattactatagtcatttacttccATGtctacttaatctattccactgatcaaccactctatttcttagccagtaccagattattttgattattatcattttgtgatatagtttgaaatctggtactactagactgccttccttcttatttttcattgattcctctgataattcttaaccttttgttcttgcagtgaattttgttatgattttttctagatctataaaataattctttggtaatttgattggcatggtagtgaataactaaattaatttagttagaagtgtcattttattatattggctcagtctactCATGCTCAATTCACATTTCTCCAATTGGTTAGATCTCTCTTTgtgtgaaaaatatatattttttaattgtgtttatatacttTCTGAGagtgtcttggcaagtagactcccaagtattttatactgtccgTGGTTATTTTAAAATGGGATTTCTATTCCTATCTCTTCTTGTtgggttttgttagtaatatatagaaatgctgctaATGTATGTGGGTTTGTTTTCTAGCTTCCAAAGTTTCTAAAGTTAGTTGTTTCAGCTGGATTCTTAGTTTATTTTCTATGCTTCTCTTAGTATGCCATCATtggcaaagaatgatagtttcgTTTCCTTTTtacctattcttattccttcgaTTTCTTGTCCTTGTCTTaatgctatagctagcatttctagtgcaatattgaataatgaAGGTATAAAGGACTTCCTTGCTTCacttctgatcttattgggaaggcttcttgttTATCCCCATTAGAGATAAGGCTTACCCTTGGGTTTAGATAgacattatttataattttaagaaaagctcaaTTTGTTCCTATGATTTTTAACGAAAATgggtattttatttcttcaaaagcttttcctgcatctattgctaaaataatattatttttgttggttttcttatttatatagtcAATTGTGcctatagttttcctaatattgaaccagccctgaattactggtataaatcctatCTGGTCATAGTGTAGGATCTTTGTGAATCATTGAGCTGTTGAATGTGTCCATAAGTCTACTTAATTACTCATTCATGTAAGAAGTATATATTAAACCTGCCTAAGTTGTACAAGGTCACTTCATTTTTACAATCCGTCATCTCAAATGAGGAATTAAAAGTGACTCGTTTAGCTTTTTTTCTGAGTAGAATTATAATTTCATGACTACAGAAAGTTACAAGCATCTGGACAAACTCCTAGACCATTCAGAAGAAGCTTAGGGATAGGTCTAAAGCAGATTCTTAGTCTGAGATTCAATACAGGCTATTTAGAAGTTCTTCAGTCTTCTACGGCTTTTCAAAAGTAATCATTTGCAAATCCCTTGTCTCTTAGTTCCTCCTAGATGCTGTGTTATCAGTGTAAGGTGTGTGTCAATATTCGAAGAGGGTGTTCATATTGATAGATATTCAATAAAGTGGAGCAACTTAATGTGGTGATATGTGGGTTTGATTACATCTTGTCAATTATATACTTAATGCTATTAAAAAGAAAGTTTGGTATTTTCCTGCACTTTGTAGTGTTAACTTTGAGATACACTGTATATACGTAATGTCCAAACAATAAGGTGATTCAATTGAATCAGTCAAATAACTCCTCAAGTCAATGAAAATATAAGTCGAAACCTGATGTCATTTAATTGTGTATTCATACAGTATTTGCATGTAATTCAATGGCTGACACATTTTTTATTAGTCATCTCTCTGATCTTGAAAAGAACACAATTTCGTGAGTCTTCTGATAATTtgtatgtaaaaaataatttaatttccttgTCTTCTCTTATTGTAAAATGAGTTGCAAACCTGCTATAGTAACTGAGGATGGTTTCACTTGGgtcgaaatcttataaaaactttCTTTTGGTTTATTAAATTCCTGACAGACTAAGAGAAAAACATAAAACATGCAttcattgctttaaaaaagaaagaagaaaaagtgttCCAATCCCAAAGagctctataatttttaaaaataggacaagtaggggcagctaggtggctcagtggataaggcaccggccttggattcaggagtacctgagttcaaatccagcctcagacacttgacacttactagctgtgtgaccctgggcaagtcacttaacccccattgccctgcaaaaaaaaaaagaaagaaaaatgattttttaaaatgggacaAGTATTCAATGAAGA is drawn from Dromiciops gliroides isolate mDroGli1 chromosome 2, mDroGli1.pri, whole genome shotgun sequence and contains these coding sequences:
- the LOC122740066 gene encoding protocadherin gamma-A2 isoform X24, giving the protein MAVGQKLGNRRREVILLCFLLGTLWETRARKILYSVPEEMEKGSFVGDIAKDLGLEPRELSERGARIVSRGKTQPFALNVRSGNLVTADRIDREEICAQNAQCFIGFELLVEDRMELYFIEVEIKDINDNTPRFQSEELDVKINENAPRGTQFELPSSWDPDVGVNSLQNYQLSPSNHFSLLVLTGDDGAKYPGLVLEQALDREEEPVYYLVLVASDGGDPVLSGTVRIRVTVLDANDNAPVFTQPVYHVSVPENVQVGTTLLRVNATDGDEGINGEVTYSFQNLKGPVSDIFYLDSHKGEILTKQSLDYEKARLHELEIQAKDGPGLVGRAKVAINVMDVNDNAPEVTITSFTSSVPENSPPGTIVALFNLYDRDSGENGYVTCLIPANLPFKLQPSLNHYQRLVTEGVLDREQISEYNVTVTASDQGTPPLFTITQLSLRITDINDNPPSFSQTSYSVYIPENNPSGSSIYSITASDPDSEENSHITYSIEGDVQREYISINPETGVLYALRSFDYEQFRDVQLRVIARDSGDPPLSSNVSLTLFILDQNDNAPEILYPTFPTDGSTGVELAPRSAEPGYLVTKVVAVDRDSGQNAWLSYNLLKVTEPGLFSVGLHTGEVRTVRAFIDKDNLKQKLVVAVSDNGEPSLSTTVSITVAVADSIPEIFSDLSNLEAPKSSDDSSLTFYLVIAIAAVSCLFFIFIIVLLTFRLCQCRTSGLLESNNDYVRGVPDTQFAGIDGVQAFLQTYSHQVSLSTNSPKSQLIFPQPNYADTLLSIQSCDKKEPLSTAKELQECKDESAFVQQAPPNTDWRFSQAQRPGTSGSQNGDEGGTWPNNQFDTEMLQAMILASANEAADGSSTLGGGAGTMGLSARYGPQFTLQHVPDYRQNVYIPGSTATLANAAGKRDGKAPAGGNGNKKKSGKKEKK
- the LOC122740066 gene encoding protocadherin gamma-B1 isoform X25, with protein sequence MGKIAERKGRTLFFFLTSLFYRALSEHFSYSISEEMAKGSVVGNLAKDLGLEVRNLPTRKLRVSAEKEYFRVNEESGDLLVSDRIDREEICGKKPVCALEFETVAENPLNFFSVTVVIDDINDNPPRFSRNRIDLEISEIALPGVKFALESPRDPDVGVNSLLQYFLSPDSHFSLLAKENPDGSKYAELVLEKPLDREKQSSYDLVLTAVDSGVPVRSGTVEIRINVTDANDNWPVFSQEVYRVSLRENLPPGSSVLQVTATDQDEGNNAEITYSISTEETLKHLFRLDTKSGEISTQGVLDFEKGEGYTIGIEAKDGGGHTAHCKIQIEILDENDNAPEVTFASVSNRIPENAMPGTVVALIKTLDPDSGVNGEVLCHVKDNVPFKISSSTNNLYKLVTDGALDREENPEYNITIIATDKGNPPLSTNKILILLITDINDNPPVFLQPSYVVYVSENNPSGVSIACVSATDLDLEENGKVSYSIVNSDLEPLQLSSFVSVNSHSGHIFAQRSFDYEQVRTFELTLQAHDAGSPSLNANVTVRVFIVDSNDNAPNILYPALGPDRSALFDTVPRSAEPGYLVTKVVAVDADSGHNAWLAYRVLQATDPGLFSLGLRTGEVRTARALIERDAVRHRLLVSVQDGGQPPLSATVTLHLVFADSLQEALPEMREERPAASDSQSELQFYLVVALALISVFFLTTVTLAIALRLRKSSNPPILSCLQVDLCSKTGPNVPANYSEGTLPYSYNLCAASEVGKVEYNFLKLTGEMAPFQDLLSNDPSLVLSTGDENKKISDLVISSHQAPPNTDWRFSQAQRPGTSGSQNGDEGGTWPNNQFDTEMLQAMILASANEAADGSSTLGGGAGTMGLSARYGPQFTLQHVPDYRQNVYIPGSTATLANAAGKRDGKAPAGGNGNKKKSGKKEKK